TCGCGCACGCCCTGAACGACTGCCTCAGCAGAGAACGAAATAATATCCAAACCCAGCGCGTACAGAACCTGAGTCAGCTGCATCAAGACGCCAGGTCGGTCGGGCCGCTCGACGACGAGCCGTGAGCAATGCTGCTTCGGATACGCTTCAAACACGAAATCCGATTTTGTCGCCCGTGCATTCTTTATCTGCTGTACCTTCTCCGGGTAACGCGCGATAAACTCATCAGGCGTCACATCGCCTTGAATGAGCTCCTGCACCGCCTCAAGAATGGTGTCGCAGGCTGTTTTCGTCAGCGCCTCGTGCCGCGTTGAGCTAACGATGAAGATGTCTTCGACTTCCGCATCTTCATTCGGGCGCGAATAGGCGCTCAATATGTCCCATCCATAGGCGAACAGTACGGTAGTGACCTTATACAGAATACCGCTCGCGTCGTGGGGAAACAAAAACTGCAGCTTGTAGTTGCCATCGGCCAGCATCGTACTAGTTAGTCGAATACCTGCAGTTTGCTGGGCAGAGACGGTTACCATACAGTTTGCAAGCAAACTTCATGCCATTTTCACTCCCCCACACCCCGATGGATTGAGGCACGAATTACCTGCGCTAACCTTAGAATTCCCGATCGACCAGCACTACCGTACTTGCGCATCGGGCAATTTGTCGGATATAGTTCTTTTCGCAATGACTGAACTCGTAAACTGATGCGGCTTCCATGAACGATATCACGCGAAAGAATGCTTCACTGCGAACTGCTACCGCAACCGCCACGGTGCACTGCTCAGCGACAACTCTTCGAATGATTCAAGAAAATACGCTGCCAAAGGGCAATCTTTTTGATGTCGCACGTGCCGCGGGGCTTCTCGGCGCCAAAGCGACGTCTGCCCTCATACCGCATTGCCATCCGGTGCCCATCGAGCATCTGGGCATTGACTTCGTACTCGAAGAGGCGGGCGAAAAAGCCCGGGTTGTGGTGAAGGTGTTTGCGCAGACAGTTTACAAGACTGGCATTGAGATCGAAGCAATGACGGCTGCAACTGTTACGGCGCTCACCGTTTTTGACCTGCTGAAACCAGTTGACCATGAGCTCGAAATTTCTGGGGTCAGACTCATCGAAAAAACGGGGGGAAAAGCAGACCGCAAAAAGCTCACCGGCAAAGGCCACACGGCCGCAATT
The sequence above is a segment of the Turneriella parva DSM 21527 genome. Coding sequences within it:
- the moaCB gene encoding bifunctional molybdenum cofactor biosynthesis protein MoaC/MoaB — protein: MNDITRKNASLRTATATATVHCSATTLRMIQENTLPKGNLFDVARAAGLLGAKATSALIPHCHPVPIEHLGIDFVLEEAGEKARVVVKVFAQTVYKTGIEIEAMTAATVTALTVFDLLKPVDHELEISGVRLIEKTGGKADRKKLTGKGHTAAILVCSDSVSQGKRDDTSGKIIKAEVEKYEANVTDFKIVPDDIDTIQKQVRAWVAAGVEFIFVTGGTGLSLRDQAIEAIAPLLEKVADGIGEKMRHYGNERTPLAMFSRSLAGSIGKSFIICLPGSSNGARESLDAILPAIFHANAMLHGGGH